One Diospyros lotus cultivar Yz01 chromosome 1, ASM1463336v1, whole genome shotgun sequence genomic window carries:
- the LOC127810109 gene encoding uncharacterized protein LOC127810109 isoform X2 translates to MAPPPGPYSGTSTLALVARASAFSVGLFYGSIKLKYLKDQ, encoded by the exons ATGGCGCCGCCTCCCGGTCCTTATTCCGGGACCAGTACTCTTGCTTTG GTGGCTCGTGCTTCTGCCTTCTCCGTCGGCCTTTTTTATGGAAGCATCAAGCTCAAGTATCTCAAG